A genomic segment from Mucilaginibacter terrenus encodes:
- the kbl gene encoding glycine C-acetyltransferase, protein MYKTLQPVLQQELASIEEAGLYKRERIITSPQGADITVQGGQEVINFCANNYLGLSGNPKVIEAAKAVMDTHGYGLSSVRFICGTQDIHKQLEQKISEFLGTEDTILYAAAFDANGGVFEPLFNEQDAIISDELNHASIIDGVRLCKAQRQRYKHDDMADLEEKLKATQELRHRIIVTDGAFSMDGTIAQLDKICQLAEQYNALVMIDESHCSGFMGKTGRGTHEHHNVMGQIDIITGTLGKALGGASGGFTSGRKEIIDMLRQRSRPYLFSNTLAPAITGASIAVLDMLSETTDLRDKLERNTKYFREKMTAAGFDIKPGVHPIVPVMLYDAKLAQEFAAKMLEEGIYVIGFYYPVVPQGKARIRVQISAAHDTHHLDKAIAAFTKVGTALGVLK, encoded by the coding sequence ATGTACAAAACCTTACAGCCTGTGTTGCAGCAGGAACTCGCATCGATAGAAGAAGCCGGATTATATAAACGTGAACGCATTATTACCTCACCGCAAGGTGCTGATATTACCGTGCAGGGCGGCCAGGAAGTGATTAACTTTTGCGCTAATAACTACCTGGGCCTGTCTGGTAACCCTAAGGTGATAGAAGCCGCCAAAGCTGTAATGGATACCCATGGTTACGGGCTTTCGTCAGTGCGTTTCATTTGCGGTACACAGGACATACATAAACAGCTGGAGCAAAAGATCTCGGAGTTCCTGGGTACTGAAGACACCATCCTGTACGCTGCTGCCTTTGACGCGAACGGTGGTGTGTTTGAACCGTTGTTTAATGAACAGGACGCGATTATTTCTGACGAGTTGAACCATGCGTCGATAATAGACGGAGTTCGCCTATGCAAAGCGCAACGCCAGCGTTACAAGCACGATGATATGGCCGACCTGGAAGAGAAACTTAAAGCTACGCAGGAGCTTCGTCACCGTATTATAGTTACGGACGGTGCTTTCAGTATGGATGGTACAATTGCTCAGCTGGACAAAATATGCCAGCTTGCAGAGCAATACAACGCGTTGGTAATGATTGATGAGAGCCATTGCAGCGGATTTATGGGTAAAACCGGCCGCGGCACGCACGAGCATCATAACGTAATGGGCCAGATAGATATAATTACCGGCACACTGGGTAAAGCTCTTGGTGGTGCGTCTGGTGGTTTTACATCAGGCCGTAAAGAGATCATTGATATGCTGCGCCAGCGCTCTCGTCCGTACCTGTTCAGCAACACACTGGCACCGGCTATTACAGGCGCATCTATAGCCGTGCTGGACATGTTAAGCGAAACTACTGATCTGCGCGACAAGCTTGAGCGTAACACTAAATATTTCCGCGAGAAAATGACCGCTGCAGGGTTTGACATTAAGCCGGGCGTTCACCCCATTGTGCCCGTGATGCTGTATGATGCTAAGCTGGCGCAGGAGTTTGCCGCTAAAATGCTGGAAGAGGGTATTTACGTGATAGGGTTTTACTACCCGGTAGTGCCGCAGGGCAAGGCCCGTATACGTGTGCAAATATCAGCCGCGCATGACACCCATCACTTAGATAAAGCTATTGCCGCTTTCACCAAGGTGGGCACAGCACTGGGCGTGTTAAAATAA
- a CDS encoding ATP-binding protein, protein MDSQLPFWNFSLKRVVDREPDSLKRARIRIVLVTLVLTLLKLVIGVPLVVHGMLDHQLHRSIFIFVMFAFLTKYVLWRPQHVLLVSHIIILSGLFAIWTSVVIYGQVLNLLTVQFVFMVTFVGYYLINNRFAVVYSVVAIAPVMMYLVANHDPTWRLDRVPQGLPSPGFEIIALMNFSTMVYIHYLFYRAFKDNIAEKEELNKQLEATIAETKALAESRSVFLSTMSHELRTPLNAVIGMANLVMDTATKEQAENLDILEFSANSLLTLVNDILDYNKGENGKIELEAIPVNLTGLIHGVCSGLQHKAKDKGFQLVMDVDEQLKGQWVITDPTRLTQIIYNLAGNAIKFTEEGSVTVHASVVSEDFGTLKVRFYVADTGIGIAPQRQQAIFDPFVQASSDTTRHYGGTGLGLAIVKRLLKLFNTDILLESVPGEGSVFSFEIAFESYLGAVKPVSSKPVSMGTLPGLNILIAEDNPINALLINKLLSKWEVTAVVTRNGQEAVEQVSSHTFDGVLMDLHMPVMDGYNAALAIRAMSDPIKAGLPIIALTASVAINVYDKINAAGMNDYLSKPFQPAALYQKLSLLHATKLGSAMTG, encoded by the coding sequence ATGGATTCACAATTACCTTTTTGGAATTTTTCGCTTAAAAGGGTTGTTGATCGCGAGCCTGATTCTCTCAAACGGGCACGGATTCGTATTGTATTAGTTACGCTGGTGCTTACATTGTTAAAGCTGGTGATAGGCGTTCCGCTGGTTGTTCACGGGATGTTAGACCATCAATTGCACCGCTCCATTTTCATCTTCGTGATGTTTGCGTTTTTAACCAAATATGTGCTTTGGCGTCCTCAGCATGTGCTCCTGGTATCGCACATCATTATCTTATCCGGTTTGTTCGCGATATGGACCTCGGTGGTAATTTACGGTCAGGTACTCAACTTGCTTACCGTTCAGTTTGTATTTATGGTGACGTTTGTGGGGTACTATCTCATCAACAACAGGTTTGCTGTAGTTTATAGCGTAGTAGCTATCGCACCGGTGATGATGTACCTTGTTGCCAATCATGATCCCACATGGCGGCTGGACCGTGTTCCGCAAGGGTTGCCCTCCCCGGGTTTTGAGATCATCGCGTTGATGAACTTTTCTACTATGGTGTACATCCATTACCTTTTCTACAGGGCGTTTAAAGACAACATTGCGGAAAAGGAGGAGCTTAATAAACAACTGGAAGCCACCATTGCAGAAACTAAAGCGCTTGCAGAATCAAGGTCTGTTTTCCTTTCTACCATGTCGCACGAATTGCGTACCCCGTTGAATGCTGTAATTGGTATGGCCAATTTGGTAATGGATACAGCTACCAAAGAACAGGCAGAGAATTTAGATATTCTTGAGTTTTCGGCTAACAGTTTGCTGACCCTTGTGAATGACATTTTGGATTATAATAAAGGTGAGAACGGTAAGATAGAGCTGGAGGCAATCCCGGTAAACTTAACCGGGCTGATCCATGGGGTATGCTCGGGGCTTCAGCATAAAGCAAAAGATAAAGGCTTTCAGTTGGTGATGGACGTTGATGAACAGCTGAAAGGACAATGGGTAATTACCGACCCAACAAGGCTAACACAGATTATTTACAATTTAGCAGGTAATGCAATAAAGTTTACCGAAGAGGGTAGCGTAACTGTGCACGCAAGTGTGGTTTCTGAAGATTTTGGTACGCTAAAAGTTCGTTTTTATGTAGCCGATACTGGTATCGGCATTGCACCGCAAAGGCAACAGGCCATCTTCGATCCCTTTGTTCAGGCATCTTCAGACACTACCCGGCACTATGGCGGAACCGGGCTAGGGCTTGCCATTGTTAAGCGGCTCCTCAAGCTGTTCAATACTGATATATTACTGGAAAGCGTTCCGGGTGAAGGGTCTGTTTTCTCATTCGAAATAGCTTTTGAGTCTTATTTAGGGGCAGTTAAGCCGGTGTCTTCCAAGCCGGTATCAATGGGAACGCTTCCCGGTCTCAATATACTTATAGCAGAAGATAATCCAATAAATGCATTGTTAATCAATAAGTTGCTATCCAAATGGGAGGTAACTGCTGTAGTCACCCGTAATGGGCAGGAGGCTGTTGAACAGGTGTCAAGCCATACCTTTGACGGCGTACTGATGGATCTGCATATGCCGGTAATGGACGGTTATAATGCTGCTTTAGCTATAAGGGCAATGAGTGACCCTATTAAAGCAGGGCTGCCAATTATTGCATTAACCGCATCAGTTGCTATAAATGTTTATGATAAGATAAATGCAGCAGGAATGAACGATTATCTTTCTAAGCCTTTCCAGCCGGCAGCACTTTATCAAAAACTATCGCTTTTGCATGCTACAAAGTTAGGTTCAGCCATGACGGGGTAA
- the trhO gene encoding oxygen-dependent tRNA uridine(34) hydroxylase TrhO: MAKYNTLLYYCYSTIENGEQFAADHLKFCRSLGLTGRIIVADEGLNGTVSGTPEACETYMNTLHADARFADIDFKVDEVDEPSFVKMHCRYKSEIVHSGLRDPNIINPQKQTGKHLDPKEFLEMKDREDVVVLDVRSNYEHSLGKFKNAVTLDIENFRDFPAMINELSKYKDKKILTYCTGGIKCEKASALLLHEGFKDVYQLHGGIIKYGKEAGGQDFEGKCYVFDNRLSVDVNSVNPVVISTCRNCGKVTPKMINCANPECNEHFTQCDECGTAMDGCCSAECKEHPRKRVYDGTGYYVKVPQPVNTAKKASKQSATAE; the protein is encoded by the coding sequence ATGGCAAAATACAACACACTACTGTACTATTGTTATTCAACAATAGAAAACGGCGAGCAATTTGCTGCCGATCACTTAAAATTTTGTAGAAGCTTAGGCTTAACCGGCCGCATTATAGTGGCAGATGAAGGCCTAAACGGCACCGTATCCGGCACGCCTGAAGCATGCGAGACCTACATGAACACTTTACATGCCGATGCCCGCTTTGCCGACATCGACTTTAAAGTTGATGAAGTAGATGAGCCATCATTTGTAAAGATGCACTGCCGCTATAAATCAGAGATCGTGCATTCCGGCTTGCGTGATCCTAACATCATCAATCCACAAAAACAAACAGGTAAACACCTCGATCCGAAAGAGTTTTTGGAAATGAAGGACCGTGAAGATGTTGTAGTGCTTGACGTACGCTCTAATTACGAGCATAGCCTTGGTAAGTTCAAGAACGCGGTTACGCTGGATATCGAGAATTTCCGCGACTTCCCGGCGATGATCAATGAACTTTCGAAGTACAAGGACAAGAAGATACTCACCTATTGTACCGGCGGGATCAAATGCGAAAAGGCTTCTGCTCTGCTGTTGCATGAAGGTTTTAAAGATGTTTACCAGTTGCATGGCGGTATAATTAAGTACGGTAAAGAAGCAGGCGGGCAGGATTTTGAGGGCAAGTGTTACGTTTTTGACAATCGCCTTTCGGTTGATGTGAATAGCGTAAATCCGGTAGTGATATCTACCTGCCGTAATTGCGGCAAAGTGACGCCTAAAATGATTAACTGTGCAAACCCCGAGTGCAACGAGCACTTTACCCAATGCGATGAATGCGGTACTGCTATGGATGGTTGCTGCAGTGCTGAGTGCAAGGAGCACCCACGTAAACGCGTTTATGACGGAACGGGATATTACGTTAAAGTGCCCCAGCCTGTTAACACCGCTAAAAAAGCCTCAAAACAGTCGGCAACTGCCGAATAA
- a CDS encoding TetR/AcrR family transcriptional regulator, translating to MEADKIKDSIKRASQELFRKFGYHKTSVNEIAKRAKIAKATIYKYFDSKEAILHVLLMDYIKVSVDELINTDAPEMDEEKHLSNLIMKTCRLSYTVCNEFIGWDFIRESTNSQDFLKNLSNELEELLVQSFTQLAGIRKHETYQQRLRFLIKCSKNIVFSFAFTSVSDSDVRKNFVSFQKEILPYLVKAAILV from the coding sequence ATGGAAGCCGATAAAATTAAAGACAGCATAAAGAGGGCATCGCAGGAACTGTTCCGAAAATTCGGCTATCATAAAACCAGCGTTAACGAGATTGCTAAGCGGGCAAAAATTGCTAAAGCAACCATTTACAAATACTTCGACAGTAAGGAAGCTATACTACATGTATTGCTGATGGACTATATAAAGGTTAGTGTTGATGAACTGATAAACACCGACGCGCCGGAGATGGATGAGGAGAAGCATCTGAGCAACCTCATCATGAAAACCTGCCGCCTCAGCTATACCGTTTGCAACGAGTTTATAGGCTGGGACTTTATTCGCGAAAGCACCAACTCACAGGATTTTCTTAAAAACCTTTCTAATGAATTAGAGGAACTGCTGGTGCAATCTTTTACCCAGCTTGCAGGCATCCGCAAGCACGAGACCTATCAGCAGCGGCTACGCTTCCTGATAAAATGCAGTAAGAACATCGTATTTAGCTTTGCATTCACCTCCGTAAGCGACAGCGACGTACGCAAAAATTTCGTATCCTTCCAAAAAGAGATATTGCCTTACCTCGTAAAAGCGGCTATACTGGTTTAA
- the rlmD gene encoding 23S rRNA (uracil(1939)-C(5))-methyltransferase RlmD yields MGRGGKKFSNKFFENVQVIDIAEEGKGVGKTDDLVLFIEKAVPGDIADVEVYRAKKNFGEAKITRLVQPSEHRTTPFCEHFGTCGGCKWQHMTYEAQLKFKQKAVHDALSRLAKIEVAHMDAIVPSPADRYYRNKLEFTFSNKRWLYDGENREDVQLDMNALGFHIPGRFDKILDVKHCYLQGDPSNYLRNSINLFAREQGISYYDVREHTGALRNLVIRTSYTGEIMVIVVFAHATEDEVNAVMGFVDANFPQITSLLYILNTKKNDTIFDQEVISWKGPEYIHEEMPNGNGDVIKFRVGPKSFYQTNSIQALRLYQITRDFAGFTGNELVYDLYTGAGTIANFIAAHVRQVVGVEYVPSAIEDAKVNSAINNITNTKFYAGDMKDVLVPEFVAEHGKPDVIITDPPRAGMHPDVVARLMEIEAPKIVYVSCNTATQARDLLVLKEKYDTVKIQPVDMFPHTQHVENVVLLILR; encoded by the coding sequence ATGGGCAGAGGCGGAAAAAAATTCAGCAACAAGTTTTTCGAGAACGTACAGGTAATTGATATTGCCGAAGAAGGTAAAGGAGTGGGCAAGACCGATGACCTTGTACTTTTTATTGAAAAAGCTGTTCCCGGAGATATTGCCGATGTTGAGGTATACCGCGCTAAAAAGAACTTTGGCGAAGCAAAGATAACCCGGCTTGTTCAACCATCTGAGCACCGTACCACACCCTTTTGCGAGCATTTTGGTACGTGCGGTGGCTGCAAGTGGCAGCACATGACGTATGAAGCCCAATTAAAATTCAAGCAAAAAGCTGTGCACGATGCTTTGTCGCGCCTGGCCAAGATAGAGGTGGCCCATATGGATGCCATAGTACCATCTCCTGCCGATCGCTACTACCGCAATAAACTGGAGTTTACCTTCTCTAACAAACGCTGGTTGTATGATGGCGAAAACAGGGAGGATGTACAGCTGGATATGAACGCGCTCGGCTTTCATATCCCGGGCAGGTTTGATAAGATATTAGACGTGAAGCATTGCTACCTGCAGGGCGACCCATCTAACTATCTCCGCAACAGCATAAACCTTTTTGCCAGGGAGCAGGGCATTAGTTACTACGATGTACGCGAACATACCGGCGCATTGCGCAACCTGGTAATTCGCACTTCTTATACAGGTGAGATCATGGTAATTGTAGTGTTCGCCCATGCTACCGAAGATGAGGTTAACGCGGTGATGGGTTTTGTTGATGCCAATTTTCCGCAAATAACGTCCCTGTTATACATACTTAATACCAAGAAGAACGACACCATATTTGACCAGGAGGTAATCAGCTGGAAAGGGCCCGAATACATACATGAGGAGATGCCGAACGGAAATGGCGACGTCATTAAATTTAGAGTTGGTCCTAAATCTTTTTACCAGACCAACTCCATACAGGCGCTGAGGTTGTACCAGATTACCCGCGACTTCGCCGGGTTTACAGGAAATGAGTTGGTTTATGACCTTTACACCGGTGCAGGTACCATCGCCAATTTTATTGCAGCCCACGTGCGGCAGGTGGTAGGAGTAGAGTATGTCCCTTCGGCCATTGAGGATGCGAAAGTTAACTCGGCCATCAACAACATCACCAACACTAAATTTTACGCGGGCGATATGAAGGATGTACTGGTGCCGGAGTTTGTTGCCGAGCACGGCAAACCGGACGTGATCATTACCGATCCGCCGCGCGCCGGCATGCACCCTGATGTAGTGGCCCGCCTGATGGAGATAGAAGCACCAAAGATTGTATATGTAAGCTGTAACACGGCCACCCAGGCCCGCGATTTACTTGTACTTAAGGAAAAGTACGACACTGTTAAGATACAGCCGGTAGACATGTTCCCTCATACTCAGCATGTAGAGAACGTTGTCTTGCTGATTTTGAGGTAA
- a CDS encoding Rieske (2Fe-2S) protein: protein MRKAVFVVITAIIFFSCGKAENAVPSVPVNFRASKTDPRLAALNSPGGSVAISGYGVAGILIYRRADGIYVAYDRCSSYQPEKLCAVSPDESGFTATDPCSGAKFSLSDGSPVKAPATRSLRVYSVNVSNFEIFVSN from the coding sequence ATGAGGAAAGCAGTTTTTGTTGTAATTACTGCTATAATCTTCTTTTCCTGTGGCAAAGCGGAAAACGCAGTGCCCAGTGTGCCGGTTAACTTCCGCGCCTCAAAAACAGACCCACGTTTGGCTGCGCTTAACAGCCCGGGCGGGTCTGTAGCTATATCAGGTTATGGCGTTGCAGGCATTTTAATTTACAGGCGAGCTGATGGTATCTATGTTGCTTACGACCGTTGCAGCAGCTATCAGCCAGAAAAATTATGCGCCGTTTCGCCCGATGAAAGCGGGTTTACCGCTACCGATCCATGCAGCGGGGCTAAGTTCTCCCTGTCAGACGGCAGCCCTGTAAAAGCCCCTGCTACCAGGTCTTTACGTGTTTATAGCGTAAATGTGAGTAATTTTGAGATATTTGTATCTAACTGA
- a CDS encoding DUF5686 family protein yields the protein MKRYLLILFLTLTASAVSAQQHLLSGHITGPKNELIPFTSVYIRNSTYGTTANEDGNYQFRLAPGSYKVVYRMVGYREKAYDVTIGDHDERLDIQLEEEIFTLKDSTAYNEKTDPGMDIMRKVIAARKQHMQEFKSYKATVYIKGVQRLISAPKGLMGETVSRQLELDSVGRGILYQSESLSEFNFEQPSKFKEITIASKTVGASPPFSYNKASDLQLNIYNDVFAINGLSSHGFVSPVASNALSHYNYKLVGTTVTNGRTIHKIQLLPNHKHSPTFKGNIYIVDGDWRIYSADLMLTKKNDNLNLIDTLNISQQYIPIRDSVWLPSAIQYSYNGNVLGFEFGGYYLGIYNNYRIDQTFPDKYFNGEVLRVDTAANIKTSNYWAATRPLPLTKSEARDYVKKDSAEAFHKTDVWKEVNQHKKNNINYFSYLIFGYDASSRDERDSLYIFPFLQTFYYNTVEGFGINAKVTYTHKVDDFHSWKITPALRYGFSNKLFSANMLGEYLNDPFHNSKFWVNFGSDVLDLNNVGTRSLYFNTLSTLLYENNYVKYYRSQYGGFGYQRELANGVMWSGSLSYSGRRQLYNTSFSKIRDVKNKEFTSNNPLAPAGTPADDQSFLFPTHQALSLNTSVAFTFDQQYITRPTGKFNLPSKYPTLTLNYRKGINKVFGSDVDYDFVSADISQSNIRIGLSGYSSFKLTGGDFINNHKLYFMDYYHYLGNQGTTFDPLYIGSFHFLPFYTYSTYGAFFEAHYQHNFAGSILNKIPFMRKLKLEELIGANFLTTRGNPNYREFYVGLQRLIFRVDYGISYTGNNKYIQGIRIFYGIR from the coding sequence ATGAAAAGATACCTCCTTATACTATTTCTTACGCTTACCGCTTCCGCGGTTTCGGCCCAGCAACACTTGCTTTCCGGCCATATTACCGGGCCAAAAAACGAGCTGATACCCTTTACTTCCGTTTACATACGCAACTCTACTTATGGTACCACAGCCAACGAGGATGGCAACTACCAGTTCCGCCTTGCACCGGGAAGCTATAAAGTTGTATACAGAATGGTTGGCTACCGCGAGAAGGCTTACGATGTAACCATAGGCGATCATGACGAGCGACTCGACATCCAACTGGAGGAAGAAATATTTACCCTAAAAGACAGCACAGCATACAACGAAAAGACCGACCCTGGCATGGATATAATGCGTAAGGTGATAGCCGCACGTAAGCAGCACATGCAGGAATTTAAAAGCTATAAGGCTACTGTATACATTAAAGGCGTACAGCGCCTCATTAGCGCACCTAAAGGGCTCATGGGCGAAACGGTAAGCCGCCAGCTAGAACTTGACTCTGTTGGTCGCGGCATTCTTTACCAATCAGAATCATTGTCGGAGTTCAACTTTGAGCAGCCATCTAAATTTAAAGAGATAACAATAGCCTCCAAAACGGTTGGCGCGAGTCCACCGTTCAGCTATAATAAAGCTTCGGATCTGCAATTGAACATCTATAATGATGTATTTGCTATTAATGGGTTAAGCTCTCACGGCTTTGTTTCACCAGTGGCATCAAACGCTTTAAGCCACTACAACTACAAGCTGGTGGGTACAACGGTAACCAACGGGCGTACCATACATAAAATACAATTACTGCCCAACCACAAGCACTCCCCTACCTTTAAGGGTAATATTTACATAGTAGACGGCGACTGGCGTATTTACAGCGCAGACCTGATGCTGACCAAAAAGAATGATAACCTTAACCTGATAGATACGCTTAACATTAGTCAGCAATATATACCTATTCGTGACAGTGTTTGGCTGCCATCAGCTATACAATACAGTTACAACGGAAATGTACTTGGCTTTGAGTTTGGTGGTTACTACCTGGGTATTTACAACAATTACCGCATCGACCAGACCTTTCCCGATAAATACTTCAACGGAGAGGTACTTAGGGTTGATACTGCTGCCAACATTAAAACATCCAATTACTGGGCAGCTACCCGCCCGCTTCCATTAACCAAGTCCGAAGCAAGGGATTACGTTAAGAAAGACAGCGCTGAAGCCTTCCACAAAACCGATGTTTGGAAAGAAGTTAATCAGCATAAGAAGAACAACATTAACTACTTCAGTTACCTCATCTTTGGCTATGATGCCAGCAGCCGCGATGAGCGGGACTCTTTATACATCTTCCCTTTCCTGCAAACGTTTTATTATAATACGGTTGAAGGTTTTGGTATAAATGCCAAGGTAACTTACACGCACAAGGTAGATGACTTTCATTCATGGAAAATTACGCCTGCTCTTCGCTATGGATTCTCAAATAAGCTCTTCAGCGCTAACATGCTCGGTGAGTACCTTAATGATCCGTTTCACAACTCAAAGTTCTGGGTAAACTTTGGCAGCGACGTGCTCGATCTTAACAACGTAGGTACACGATCCTTATACTTCAACACGCTTAGTACACTGCTTTACGAAAACAACTATGTGAAGTACTACCGTTCACAATATGGAGGTTTTGGCTACCAGCGCGAGTTGGCTAATGGTGTTATGTGGAGCGGCAGTTTAAGTTATTCTGGTCGCCGGCAGTTGTACAATACATCGTTCAGTAAAATAAGGGATGTAAAGAATAAAGAATTTACCTCTAATAATCCTTTGGCTCCTGCAGGTACCCCTGCGGATGACCAATCGTTCCTGTTCCCTACCCACCAGGCACTTTCGTTGAACACCTCGGTTGCTTTCACTTTTGATCAACAGTATATTACCCGGCCAACCGGTAAGTTCAACCTCCCGTCCAAATACCCTACACTTACCTTAAACTACCGTAAAGGGATCAATAAAGTATTTGGCTCTGACGTGGACTACGACTTCGTCTCGGCAGATATATCACAATCAAATATCAGGATAGGATTATCAGGTTATTCGTCTTTTAAACTTACAGGTGGCGATTTCATCAATAACCATAAGCTCTATTTTATGGATTACTATCACTATTTGGGGAACCAGGGCACCACGTTCGATCCATTGTACATAGGTAGCTTTCACTTTTTGCCATTCTATACTTATAGCACCTACGGCGCGTTCTTCGAGGCTCATTATCAGCACAACTTTGCCGGTTCCATACTCAATAAAATACCGTTCATGCGTAAGCTTAAACTTGAAGAGCTTATCGGTGCAAACTTCCTGACCACCAGAGGCAATCCTAATTACCGCGAGTTTTACGTAGGCTTGCAACGCCTGATCTTCCGTGTGGATTATGGTATATCTTACACAGGCAATAACAAATACATACAGGGCATAAGAATATTTTACGGTATAAGATAG
- the pheS gene encoding phenylalanine--tRNA ligase subunit alpha: MQEQIDKYTSEIKAFTAAKAEELEAFRIKYLGTKGIIKDLFDQFKTVGPEEKRTFGKVLNQFKQLAEEKYNEFKESLDSGVKSHDSSQDLTLPGDGFEVGSRHPLSLVRNEIIDIFKRLGFVVAEGPEIEDDWHNFSALNFPEEHPARDMQDTFFVRKGEGNDDIALRTHTSSVQVRMMESGKPPFRAIMPGRVYRNEAISARAHCFFHQVEGLYVDENVSFSDLKQTLYHFVQELYGEGTKVRFRPSYFPFTEPSAEMDISCTICKGSGCNMCKYSGWVEILGCGMVDPNVLENCGIDSKKYTGFAFGMGIERITNLKYVIRDLRLFSENDVRFLKQFQTEII, from the coding sequence ATGCAGGAGCAGATAGATAAATATACCAGCGAGATAAAAGCCTTTACCGCTGCAAAAGCAGAGGAGCTGGAAGCTTTTCGTATTAAGTACTTGGGTACAAAGGGGATCATAAAAGACCTTTTTGACCAGTTTAAAACCGTTGGCCCCGAAGAGAAACGCACCTTCGGTAAAGTGCTTAACCAGTTCAAACAACTCGCTGAAGAAAAGTACAACGAATTTAAAGAAAGCCTGGATTCTGGTGTTAAAAGCCATGATTCTTCACAAGACCTTACCCTACCGGGAGACGGTTTTGAAGTAGGCTCGCGCCATCCGCTATCATTGGTACGTAACGAGATCATCGATATTTTCAAACGCCTGGGTTTCGTAGTAGCAGAAGGGCCTGAGATTGAAGACGACTGGCATAACTTCTCGGCTTTGAACTTCCCGGAGGAACACCCTGCACGCGATATGCAGGACACTTTCTTCGTGCGTAAAGGAGAGGGGAACGACGATATTGCCCTGCGTACCCATACCTCATCCGTACAGGTTAGGATGATGGAGAGCGGCAAACCACCGTTCCGCGCTATAATGCCCGGCCGCGTTTACCGTAATGAAGCAATATCTGCACGTGCACATTGCTTCTTCCACCAGGTAGAAGGTTTATATGTGGATGAGAACGTTTCTTTTTCTGACCTGAAGCAGACGTTATACCACTTTGTGCAGGAGCTTTACGGTGAAGGAACCAAGGTTCGTTTCCGCCCGTCTTATTTCCCGTTCACCGAACCATCTGCCGAAATGGATATTTCCTGCACCATATGTAAAGGTTCTGGTTGTAATATGTGCAAATACAGCGGCTGGGTAGAGATACTAGGCTGTGGTATGGTTGATCCTAACGTATTGGAAAATTGCGGTATCGATAGTAAAAAGTACACCGGCTTTGCCTTCGGAATGGGTATAGAACGTATTACCAATTTGAAGTATGTTATCCGCGACCTTCGGTTATTTTCTGAAAACGATGTGAGGTTCCTGAAACAGTTCCAGACAGAGATCATATGA